From a single Peromyscus maniculatus bairdii isolate BWxNUB_F1_BW_parent chromosome 4, HU_Pman_BW_mat_3.1, whole genome shotgun sequence genomic region:
- the Naif1 gene encoding nuclear apoptosis-inducing factor 1 — protein sequence MAVPAKKRKMNFSEREVEIIVEELELKKHLLVNHFNAGVPLAAKSAAWHGILRRVNAVATCRRELPEVKKKWSDLKTEVRRKVAQVRAAVEGGEAPGPKEEDGAGGPGPGGGSATAIAPVLLTPMQQRICNLLGEATIISLPSTTEIHPVALGPTATAAAATVTLTQIPTETTYHTLEEGVVEYCTAEAPQEEPLPTEAPVEMLAQHTDTSVKPQALKSRIALNSAKLIQEQRVTNLHIKEIAQHLEQQNDLLQMIRRSQEVQACAQERQAQAMEGTQAALSVLIQVLRPMIKDFRRYLQSNTPTPAPAPDPGQVAQNGQPDSIIQ from the exons ATGGCTGTCCCAGccaagaagaggaagatgaactTTTCAGAGCGGGAGGTGGAGATCATCGTGGAAGAGCTAGAGCTGAAGAAGCACCTGCTGGTGAACCACTTCAATGCTGGGGTCCCTCTGGCTGCCAAGAGTGCAGCCTGGCATGGCATCCTGAGAAGAGTCAACGCTGTGGCCACCTGCCGAAGGGAGCTGCCCGAAGTCAAGAAGAAGTGGTCTGACCTCAAGACCGAGGTCCGTCGCAAGGTTGCCCAAGTCCGAGCTGCTGTCGAAGGTGGCGAGGCCCCAGGGCCCAAGGAAGAGGATGGGGCTGGTGGACCTGGGCCAGGCGGTGGCAGTGCCACGGCCATAGCTCCTGTACTGCTGACCCCTATGCAACAGCGCATCTGTAACTTGCTGGGTGAGGCCACCATCATCAGCCTGCCCAGTACCACTGAGATCCATCCCGTGGCCCTCGGACCCACAGCCACGGCAGCTGCAGCCACGGTCACCCTGACACAGA TCCCCACCGAGACCACCTATCACACACTGGAGGAGGGCGTGGTGGAGTACTGCACAGCCGAGGCTCCTCAGGAGGAGCCCCTGCCCACCGAGGCGCCTGTGGAGATGCTGGCCCAGCACACAGACACGTCCGTCAAACCGCAGGCACTTAAGAGCCGCATTGCCCTCAATTCGGCCAAGCTGATCCAGGAGCAGCGGGTCACCAACCTCCACATAAAGGAAATCGCCCAGCACCTGGAGCAGCAGAATGACCTGCTACAGATGATCCGGCGTTCCCAGGAGGTGCAGGCCTGTGCCCAGGAGCGGCAGGCCCAGGCCATGGAGGGCACCCAGGCAGCCCTGAGTGTCCTCATCCAGGTCCTCCGGCCCATGATTAAAGATTTCCGACGCTACCTGCAGAGTAACACACCCACCCCAGCCCCGGCCCCTGACCCTGGACAGGTGGCCCAGAATGGGCAGCCGGACAGCATCATCCAGTGA